The Acanthopagrus latus isolate v.2019 chromosome 6, fAcaLat1.1, whole genome shotgun sequence genome includes a region encoding these proteins:
- the cdkn1a gene encoding cyclin-dependent kinase inhibitor 1 isoform X2, with protein sequence MSTHEQILSTLGNGPTRRNLFGPVDREQLQEEYKAALRKDLEEASKRWGFDFMSDKPLESSNFQWEGIPGAKVPLLYRPCKLGLGQAEGQRVAEAAVTPKKGRVQPQNDKENIPCSPERIARCIEKMEKTPEKRENRGLKRKQTNITDFYQAKRRVVGMPRKSGE encoded by the exons ATGTCAACCCACGAGCAGATCCTGAGCACCCTGGGGAATGGCCCCACCCGACGAAACCTTTTCGGGCCAGTCGACcgagagcagctgcaggaggagtaCAAAGCCGCCCTGAGGAAAGACCTTGAGGAGGCGTCGAAACGCTGGGGCTTCGACTTCATGTCGGACAAGCCTCTGGAGAGCAGCAACTTCCAGTGGGAGGGCATCCCCGGAGCCAAGGTCCCGCTGCTTTACAGACCATGTAAGCTTGGCCTGGGACAGGCCGAGGGTCAAAGGGTGGCCGAGGCAGCTGTTACACCCAAGAAAGGAAGGGTGCAGCCACAGAACGACAAGGAGAACATCCCGTGTTCGCCAGAGAGAATCGCACGCTGCATTGAGAAGATGGAGAAAACACCGGAGAAGCGGGAGAACCGAGggctgaagaggaaacagacaaacattacAG ATTTCTATCAGGCCAAAAGAAGAGTTGTCGGAATGCCGCGCAAATCCGGCGAGTGA
- the srsf3b gene encoding serine/arginine-rich splicing factor 3b isoform X2, which translates to MHRDCPLDCKVYVGNLGNNGNKTELERSFGYYGPLRSVWVARNPPGFAFVEFEDPRDATDAVRELDGRTLCGCRVRVELSNGEKRSRTRGAPPSWGRRPRDRDDYRRRSPPARRRSPRRRSFSRSRSRSFSRDRRRERSLSRDRNHKPSRSFSRSRSRSRSTDRK; encoded by the exons ATGCATCGTGACTGTCCTCTGGACTGCAAAGTCTATGTCGGTAATCTTGGCAACAATGGAAACAAGACAGAGTTAGAGAGGTCTTTTGGATACTACGGTCCTCTCCGCAGTGTCTGGGTTGCCAGGAACCCTCCAGGTTTTGCCTTTGTAGAATTCGAAGATCCCAGAGATGCAACTGATGCAGTGCGTGAGCTTGATGGAAG GACGTTGTGTGGTTGCCGGGTCCGAGTGGAGCTGTCCAACGGTGAGAAACGCAGTCGCACCCGCGGGGCTCCCCCTTCGTGGGGCAGGCGCCCCAGAGACCGTGATGACTACAGGCGTCGTAGCCCACCAGCCAGGCGAAG ATCCCCACGCAGGAGGAGCTTCAGTCGCAGCCGAAGCAG GTCTTTCTccagagacaggaggagggagaggtcCCTCTCTAGGGACAGGAACCATAAACCTTCGAGGTCCTTCTCACGATCAAGGAG CCGCTCTCGTTCCACTGACAGAAAGTAG
- the cdkn1a gene encoding cyclin-dependent kinase inhibitor 1 isoform X1: MCRIMSTHEQILSTLGNGPTRRNLFGPVDREQLQEEYKAALRKDLEEASKRWGFDFMSDKPLESSNFQWEGIPGAKVPLLYRPCKLGLGQAEGQRVAEAAVTPKKGRVQPQNDKENIPCSPERIARCIEKMEKTPEKRENRGLKRKQTNITDFYQAKRRVVGMPRKSGE, from the exons ATG tgCAGAATTATGTCAACCCACGAGCAGATCCTGAGCACCCTGGGGAATGGCCCCACCCGACGAAACCTTTTCGGGCCAGTCGACcgagagcagctgcaggaggagtaCAAAGCCGCCCTGAGGAAAGACCTTGAGGAGGCGTCGAAACGCTGGGGCTTCGACTTCATGTCGGACAAGCCTCTGGAGAGCAGCAACTTCCAGTGGGAGGGCATCCCCGGAGCCAAGGTCCCGCTGCTTTACAGACCATGTAAGCTTGGCCTGGGACAGGCCGAGGGTCAAAGGGTGGCCGAGGCAGCTGTTACACCCAAGAAAGGAAGGGTGCAGCCACAGAACGACAAGGAGAACATCCCGTGTTCGCCAGAGAGAATCGCACGCTGCATTGAGAAGATGGAGAAAACACCGGAGAAGCGGGAGAACCGAGggctgaagaggaaacagacaaacattacAG ATTTCTATCAGGCCAAAAGAAGAGTTGTCGGAATGCCGCGCAAATCCGGCGAGTGA
- the srsf3b gene encoding serine/arginine-rich splicing factor 3b isoform X1 — translation MSNDSAMHRDCPLDCKVYVGNLGNNGNKTELERSFGYYGPLRSVWVARNPPGFAFVEFEDPRDATDAVRELDGRTLCGCRVRVELSNGEKRSRTRGAPPSWGRRPRDRDDYRRRSPPARRRSPRRRSFSRSRSRSFSRDRRRERSLSRDRNHKPSRSFSRSRSRSRSTDRK, via the exons ATGTCGAACg attCAGCCATGCATCGTGACTGTCCTCTGGACTGCAAAGTCTATGTCGGTAATCTTGGCAACAATGGAAACAAGACAGAGTTAGAGAGGTCTTTTGGATACTACGGTCCTCTCCGCAGTGTCTGGGTTGCCAGGAACCCTCCAGGTTTTGCCTTTGTAGAATTCGAAGATCCCAGAGATGCAACTGATGCAGTGCGTGAGCTTGATGGAAG GACGTTGTGTGGTTGCCGGGTCCGAGTGGAGCTGTCCAACGGTGAGAAACGCAGTCGCACCCGCGGGGCTCCCCCTTCGTGGGGCAGGCGCCCCAGAGACCGTGATGACTACAGGCGTCGTAGCCCACCAGCCAGGCGAAG ATCCCCACGCAGGAGGAGCTTCAGTCGCAGCCGAAGCAG GTCTTTCTccagagacaggaggagggagaggtcCCTCTCTAGGGACAGGAACCATAAACCTTCGAGGTCCTTCTCACGATCAAGGAG CCGCTCTCGTTCCACTGACAGAAAGTAG